ACTGCTCAAACGCCAGCCCGGCGAAACGGTGGGCCTCCCCATCCGCCGCCTGCGTGCCGGATGGGACAATGAATACTTAGTCCAGGTGCTCTCGACAGGGCTGACCTAATGCGCCGGCCCTGCCCTCGATGGGAGAGGGCAGCACAAGCGGAGCGCGTACGGGTGAGGGTAGTGTTCGTGATCAACCCAATCGAAATCTACTCGAGGGAACCGCCATCGTGGTCTTGGGATTGCTCGGCCTTGCCAAAAACGACGATGCGCTGCTGTTCGAGAAACTCCAGGACCTCGACGACTTTCCATCCCAGCGGTTCGATCTCGGTGCGGAGCTGCGTCAGCGTGGTTTTGTGCTCGGGCTTAATGGGCACGTTCGGATCTTCTCCGCGATACTCAACCAAGACGAGCCGTCCTTCCGGCTTCAAGGCGCGGCGCACCTGCGCCAACGTTGCTTCCGGATACTCCAGTTCGTGATAGACATCCACCATCAACGCCAAGTCGAGGCTCTTCTCCGGCAGCTTGGCGTCGGTGGGCGTGCAGAGGAGGAGTTCGATGTTCCCGAGGCCAGCGGCGCGCATGTTGTCTTTGAGCATGGCCAGCATTTGCGGCTGGATGTCGGTGGCCAGGACGCGCCCTTGCGGGCCGACACGTTTCGCCAGCCGTAGGCTGAAATAGCCGGTCCCTGCCCCGATGTCGGCAACCGTGTTGCCTAGTTGAATGTGTAGAGCATCCAGCACTTTTTCGGGTTGTTGCACAGCGTCGCGGTCGGCCCGGTCGAGCCACCCCGCGCCGCGATAGCTCATCGGTGGAGCAATCACCCGACCTTGGTAGGTTTTGGGGGCTGGCTCGGACGTGAACGGGGAGTCGGTGGCACCCACAAGCGCCGCCACGAGCACCACAAGCGCCAACAGTACTACTGGGACTGCCCAAGAAAACGTGAATTGACATGATCGTAATCTACAAATCATAGTGCACCAGGTTGGCCTGCCGTTCCGGCACCATAGCCGTGGAACCGGAGACCGTCAAAGTTACGAGGCGGTTTCGCAGTCTACCAGTCCGTCAGTCGCTCAGTCGGGCAGTCCGTTACGCTGACGCAGCGATTGTCTAGCTGAATGACTGGCTGACTGAAAGACTGTTAGACTTGTCCATACGAGGGGTGTGCCAAACGGTCAGAAGATGATATGGGCGTGAAGGCCAGCACGGGCACGAGGTCTCGTGTCCCGAGGACAACAAAAGGAGGCAGTCATCACATGGGTACGATTCGTGGCGATCAAGTCATTGCACAATGTTTCAAGAACGAAGGGGTCGATACGTTTTTCTTCATGATGGGCGGACCGACCAGCGGCACGGCCGGCGCGTGCCTCGACCTAGGCATGCAAGGGATTTACGTCCGTCATGAGCAAGCTGCCGCCATGATGGCGCACGCTTACGCGCGAGTGACCGGCAAGCCGGGTATTTGCATCACGCCCTCGGGTCCGGGCACGGCCAACGCCGTCACCGGCCTCGCCAATGCCTGGGCCGATGCCTCGCCGATTATCGCTATTGGCGGCTCCGCGCCCATGCGAGCCACAACTCTCGACTCTTTTCAGGAGATGGACCAAGTGGCGATGATGAAGCCGGTGGTGAAAGCCGCGTATCGCGTGGATATCGCCTCGCGCATTCCCGAGTTCGTCAGCCTGGCGTTCCGCGAAGCGATGGACGGCAAGAAGGGTCCCGTCTACCTCGATCTTCCCGGCGACATCCTCGCCACCAAACTGGATGATGAAAAACTCTACTGGCCGACGCAGTATCGTGTGGATGCCCGCCCTGCCGGAGATCCGGTCTTGGTGCGACGCGCGGTAGAACTCTTGGCGCAGGCGAAACATCCATTGCTGGTGACCGGCAGCGGCGTGTTGTGGTCCGGCGCGTCAGCGGAACTGCAACAATTCGTGGACGCCACCGGCATCCCGTTCTTTACCACGCCACAAGGGCGCGGCGTCATTCCTGAAGATCATCCGCGGGCGTTCCCGGCGGCACGCTCCACGGCGTTCCGCGAGGCGGATGTTGTGCTGGTGATCGGCGCGCGCGCGAATTCCATGCTCTCGTTTCTGCGCGCGCCGCGTTTCTCGCCGGATGCGAAGTTCATCAACGTTAACCTTGACGGGAAAGAGATTGGGCACAACCGTGGGGTCGAGGTCGGCATCGTCGGCGACGCGAAACTCGTGCTCCAACAAATGATTGCTGAAGCCGCCGGGAAAATCGACGGCAGACAAGAGACCGCCTGGGTAGCGCAACTTGCGGCCAAGCAACGCTCGAACGAGGAGCGCTCGGCTGAAGTGTTGCACTCCAGCAAGGTGCCGATTCATCCGTTGCGCCTGTGCCGCGAGGTGCGGGAAATCGTCTCCCGCGACACTATTCTTGTGGTCGATGGGCACGAGATCCTCAACTTCGCCCGGCAATCCATCCCCGTGTACGAAGCTGGGACCAGCCTGAACGCCGGGCCGCATGGCTGCATGGGTATCGGGGTGCCGTTCGGTATCGGTGCCAAAGCCGCGCGCCCGGACAAACCGGTGTTGGTGTTGAGCGGTGACGGTGCGTTTGGGTGGAACGGCATGGAGATGGATACCGCGATTCGCCACCATCTGGCCATCGTGGTGGTGGTGTCCAATAATGGCGGCTTCACTTCACGTCAGACCGGACGGATGTCGGCAGGGAACATCGGTCCGGCCAACATCGGTCGTGACTTGGGCTATCAACGCTACGACAAGATGGTCGAGGCGCTGGGCGGATACGGCGAGTTTGTGGAAAACCCGAACGATATTCGTGCGGCTATCGAGCGCGCCTTCGCCAGCGGCAAACCCGCACTGGTGAATGTATGCACCGACCCCGAGGCGCAAGCCGCTACCGACATGGGGTTTGGCGGGTATTAGCAGTCTGGCAACTGCTGCTGAGGGATGTCATTCCGAGCGCAGCGAGGAATCTCGCAATGGCAGGACCAAGACGAGATTTCTCGCCTGCACGGAGTTTATCCTGAGTGCAGTCGAAGGGTTCCGGCTCGAAATGACAACTCCCTCATAGGTCCGCGAACGAAGGACTCTAGGAAGAATAGTATGGACAAAATCATCATTAAAGCCTGTCTGAACGGCGGGCGCGGGCGCGAGCAGAGTCCGCACGTGCCGTGGACGCCCCAAGAAATCGCCGACGAGGCGCAACGCTGCGCGGAGGCTGGCGCGTCGATCGTGCACATCCACGCGCGCACGGCCTCCGGTGGCACCAGTTACGACCCGGCCTGGTACGCGGAAGCGGATCGCCTCATCCGCGCCCGCACTAATCTCATCGTCAATCACACCACCGCGCGTCTGCCCGATGCCTCCATCGAGCAGGTGTTGCGCTATCTCCGCGAAACTCCAGAGCCGGTGGACATGGTTTCGTTGAACACCGGCAACATCGTCGTCAACTCGCCGCTGACCAACGGCACGCGGCGCACCTTGGCGATTCCCAATTCGTACGAGGATATTCGCCAGACTATTCTGGCCTGTCGCGAGCGCGGCATCGTCCCCGAGCCGGCAGTGCTCGACACCGGGTTTCTCACCAACGTAGCCACGCTGGTGGAAGACGGACTGCTGCCGACGCCGCGCTACCTGCTCGTGGAATTTTCCGGGCGCTTCGGCGACGGGTTTCAGATCATGCCCGGCACCCCACGCAGCTACTTTTACATGACGGACTGCGTCAAAGAGCTGTTTCCCGGTACCATCTGGGCGGCGCACGGGATTGAAGACAGCGTGTTCACCATCGGCAGTCTGGCTATCGCGACCGGCGCGCATCTGCGCGTGGGTTTCGAGGATCGGGCGACGTTGATTGACGGTTCTCTCGCGCGGAGCAGCGCGGACTTCGTCTCCTGGGCAGTGGCAGTCGCCCGCGCCCATGGCCGTACACCGGCGACACCGCAAGAGGCAAGAGCGATGATCGGGCTGCCCGGGCGGTAGGTCCAGTCTGACAGTCGTTCAGTCTGTCAGTCCATGAGTCGGGTAGTTCTGTAGGGGCGAATCATGATTTGTCCTTCTTCTCTCAAAACAAGGAGGTGTCCGATGCCGCTGCCGTTAGAACAGATTCGTGTGATCGACTTAACCCGCGCACGCTCCGGCCCTACGTGTGTACGTCAGCTCGCCGACATGGGTGCGCAGGTTGTCAAGGTCGAGCAGCCGGATGACGAAGAAGGAGTCAGCCGTCACAACTCCGATTTCCAGAACTTGCATCGTAACAAACGTAGCCTCGTGCTGAATCTGAAAGACCCACGCGGCCTCGCGATCTTGAAGCGATTAGCAGCCAAATCCGACGTCTTGGTGGAAAACTACCGGCCCGATGTGAAGAAACGTCTCGGCATCGACTACACCGACCTCCAGCCACTGAACCCGCGTCTGATTTATGCCAGCATCTCCGGATTCGGTCAGACCGGCCCGTATCGCGGTCGCCCGGGATACGATCAGATTGCCCAGGGGATGGGCGGACTCATGAGCATTACCGGCCCGCCGGGCGGCGGCCCGTGGCGTGTCGGCATTCCCATTGCCGATCTCAGCGCCGGTCTGCTGGCGGCGCAAGGCGTCTTAGTGGCTCTCTTCGAACGCGAACGCTCGGGCGAAGGGCAATGGGTCCACACGTCTTTGTTGGAGGCCATGGTGTCGATGTTGGATTTTCAGGCAACACGCTGGCTGATGGATAAGGAAGTGCCGCCACAAGCTGGCAACGATCACCCCACCGGCATTCCCACCGGCGCGTTCAAGACTCAGGATGGGTATGTCAATATCGCCGCCAGTGGTCAGCACATGTGGCGTCGCTTGTGCGAAGCGCTCGACGCGATAGAGCTGCTCGACGACCCACGCTTCTCCTCCCCCGGGCGGCGCTCTCGGAACCGGCACGAACTCAATCCACTCCTGGAACAGAAACTTCAGAGCAAACCGACGATGGAATGGGTGGACATCCTCAATGCTGCCGGCGTGCCTCTCCGGGAGCTAGGCGTACAGGCTGATGAGATCGAGCGCTTGCGGCAGGAGAAGGTAATTTGAGGGGTTCTCTCCTTGACTCTTGTTCACAGTCCGAGAAATAATGCCGCTCCAGAACGGCCCCTATCTTTTGCAGAAGGCTTACAGAGTGAATTCCTTGGACACACCCAAGTCATCGAAAAACCAGCGCTTCACCGTTGACGGACGCGAACCAGAGGAAGTGAACATCCCCGAATCGGTCGAGCAACTGGCGGGGACGTTGCATCGCGCTGACGAGCAACGGCGCGCCGTGGTGCCGACCGGTCTCGGCGCATTTCTGCATCTTGGCGCGCCGCCGCGCAAATACGACGTGGCGCTCTCGTTGCAACAGCTCAACCACGTCGTCGATTATCAACCGACGGATATGACGGTGACAGTCGAGGCCGGGATGCCGCTGGCTCAACTGCAACAGGAGCTGGGCGCACATGGGCAATGGCTGCCTATCGACCCGCCGCTACCGGAGCGAGCCACCATCGGCGGTATTGTGGCGGCAAACTTGAGCGGACCAGCACGTCTTGCGCACGGCACGATTCGCGATGCCTTGCTGGGCCTGAAAGCTGTGCGCGCCGATGGCACGGTAATCAAAGGTGGCGGCAAGGTGGTCAAAAACGTCGCCGGTTACGATATTCCCAAACTGTTCTGCGGCTCGTTCGGTACCCTGGGCGTGATCGTCGAAGCCACTTTCAAGGTGCTGCCGCGACCCGAGGCGCAAGCGACCTTGGCGTTTGCCTGTCCCACGGTGGACGCGGCGATGAACGCGGTCTTGCACATCACGGGGTCCGAACTCCAGCCCGCCTTTTTAGAAATCGCCAATTTCGCGCCGCTTGCGTCGTTCAACGGTCCCTATCCCTATCGCCTCTTCGTTGGTTTCGCCGGTATTGCCGAAGAGGTGCAGTATCAGCGCGAGCGTCTGTGTACCCTCGTTGGCGCGGACGGCGCGGTAGAGATGGCTTGTGGAGAGGAACAGGCACAGTCGCTGGTGCAAACGCTACGTGACTTTCCCGCACAGGGGAGCGCAACCTTACGGTGCAAAGCCAGTCTCTTACCCACGAAGGTCGCCCTGTTTTGCCGAGACGCGGAAGCCGAAGCCCAGTCACGCGGTCTTTCGGTGCAACTGCTGGCGCATGCCGGGAACGGCATTGTCTACAGCCGCTTTACCCAGCTGGACGAACTGCCCCCGGACAAGCTGATCTCGTTTATCGACTGGCTGCGCATCCTGACGAAAAAACTCGCGGGCTACCTCGTGGTCGAAGATCTGGCGGCGACACTCAAAGAGCGAGTCGATGTCTGGGGCCATGTGGGCGGGGCTTTTCCGCTGATGAAACGACTGAAAGATACCCTCGATCCCAACGGAACTCTCAATCCCGGGCGGTTTGTGGGGGGAATCTGAAAAAAGGAATGGA
The window above is part of the Deltaproteobacteria bacterium genome. Proteins encoded here:
- a CDS encoding methyltransferase domain-containing protein, which codes for MALVVLVAALVGATDSPFTSEPAPKTYQGRVIAPPMSYRGAGWLDRADRDAVQQPEKVLDALHIQLGNTVADIGAGTGYFSLRLAKRVGPQGRVLATDIQPQMLAMLKDNMRAAGLGNIELLLCTPTDAKLPEKSLDLALMVDVYHELEYPEATLAQVRRALKPEGRLVLVEYRGEDPNVPIKPEHKTTLTQLRTEIEPLGWKVVEVLEFLEQQRIVVFGKAEQSQDHDGGSLE
- a CDS encoding thiamine pyrophosphate-binding protein — encoded protein: MGTIRGDQVIAQCFKNEGVDTFFFMMGGPTSGTAGACLDLGMQGIYVRHEQAAAMMAHAYARVTGKPGICITPSGPGTANAVTGLANAWADASPIIAIGGSAPMRATTLDSFQEMDQVAMMKPVVKAAYRVDIASRIPEFVSLAFREAMDGKKGPVYLDLPGDILATKLDDEKLYWPTQYRVDARPAGDPVLVRRAVELLAQAKHPLLVTGSGVLWSGASAELQQFVDATGIPFFTTPQGRGVIPEDHPRAFPAARSTAFREADVVLVIGARANSMLSFLRAPRFSPDAKFINVNLDGKEIGHNRGVEVGIVGDAKLVLQQMIAEAAGKIDGRQETAWVAQLAAKQRSNEERSAEVLHSSKVPIHPLRLCREVREIVSRDTILVVDGHEILNFARQSIPVYEAGTSLNAGPHGCMGIGVPFGIGAKAARPDKPVLVLSGDGAFGWNGMEMDTAIRHHLAIVVVVSNNGGFTSRQTGRMSAGNIGPANIGRDLGYQRYDKMVEALGGYGEFVENPNDIRAAIERAFASGKPALVNVCTDPEAQAATDMGFGGY
- a CDS encoding 3-keto-5-aminohexanoate cleavage protein codes for the protein MDKIIIKACLNGGRGREQSPHVPWTPQEIADEAQRCAEAGASIVHIHARTASGGTSYDPAWYAEADRLIRARTNLIVNHTTARLPDASIEQVLRYLRETPEPVDMVSLNTGNIVVNSPLTNGTRRTLAIPNSYEDIRQTILACRERGIVPEPAVLDTGFLTNVATLVEDGLLPTPRYLLVEFSGRFGDGFQIMPGTPRSYFYMTDCVKELFPGTIWAAHGIEDSVFTIGSLAIATGAHLRVGFEDRATLIDGSLARSSADFVSWAVAVARAHGRTPATPQEARAMIGLPGR
- a CDS encoding CoA transferase, encoding MPLPLEQIRVIDLTRARSGPTCVRQLADMGAQVVKVEQPDDEEGVSRHNSDFQNLHRNKRSLVLNLKDPRGLAILKRLAAKSDVLVENYRPDVKKRLGIDYTDLQPLNPRLIYASISGFGQTGPYRGRPGYDQIAQGMGGLMSITGPPGGGPWRVGIPIADLSAGLLAAQGVLVALFERERSGEGQWVHTSLLEAMVSMLDFQATRWLMDKEVPPQAGNDHPTGIPTGAFKTQDGYVNIAASGQHMWRRLCEALDAIELLDDPRFSSPGRRSRNRHELNPLLEQKLQSKPTMEWVDILNAAGVPLRELGVQADEIERLRQEKVI
- a CDS encoding FAD-binding oxidoreductase encodes the protein MDTPKSSKNQRFTVDGREPEEVNIPESVEQLAGTLHRADEQRRAVVPTGLGAFLHLGAPPRKYDVALSLQQLNHVVDYQPTDMTVTVEAGMPLAQLQQELGAHGQWLPIDPPLPERATIGGIVAANLSGPARLAHGTIRDALLGLKAVRADGTVIKGGGKVVKNVAGYDIPKLFCGSFGTLGVIVEATFKVLPRPEAQATLAFACPTVDAAMNAVLHITGSELQPAFLEIANFAPLASFNGPYPYRLFVGFAGIAEEVQYQRERLCTLVGADGAVEMACGEEQAQSLVQTLRDFPAQGSATLRCKASLLPTKVALFCRDAEAEAQSRGLSVQLLAHAGNGIVYSRFTQLDELPPDKLISFIDWLRILTKKLAGYLVVEDLAATLKERVDVWGHVGGAFPLMKRLKDTLDPNGTLNPGRFVGGI